Below is a window of Clavibacter michiganensis subsp. tessellarius DNA.
CATGACCGACAGCCCCGGAACGCCCGCGACGCCCGAGACCGCCCCGACGCCCGATCAGGCGGTGGAGGGCTCCGTCGAGGAGGTCGCCGAGCAGAAGGCCGTGCGCCTCGCGAAGCGCGCCCGCCTCGAGGCCGAGGACGGTCCCGGCGGCGGCGCCTACCCCGTGCAGGTCCCCGTCACCACGACCATCCCCGCGGTCCGCGCCGAGTTCGGCCACCTCGAGCCCGGCGTCGAGACCGACCACGTGGTCGGCATCGCCGGCCGCGTCGTCCACTTCCGCAACACCGGCAAGCTCTGCTTCGCCACGCTGCAGGCGGGCGACGGCACGCGCATCCAGGCCATGATCTCGCTGGCCGAGGTCGGCGAGGAGGCCCTCGCCGCCTGGAAGGAGCTCGTCGACCTGGGCGACCACGTCTTCGTCTCCGGCCGCGTCATCGCGAGCCGCAAGGGCGAGCTGTCGATCATGGCCGGCGAGTGGCGCATCGCGTCGAAGGCGCTGCTGCCCCTGCCCAACCTGCACTCCGAGCTCTCCGACGAGACCCGCGTCCGCAGCCGCTACCTCGACCTGATCGTCCGCGACCAGGCGCGCAAGAACGTCCTCGACCGCGCGAAGGTCAACGCCTCCCTGCGCGAGACGTTCCGCCAGCGCGGCTACGTCGAGGTCGAGACGCCCATGCTGCAGGTGATGCACGGCGGCGCCTCCGCCCGCCCGTTCGTCACGCACTCCAACGCCTTCGACACGGAGATGTACCTCCGCATCGCGCCCGAGCTGTTCCTCAAGCGCGCGGTGGTCGGCGGCATCGACCGCGTCTTCGAGATCAACCGCAACTTCCGCAA
It encodes the following:
- the lysS gene encoding lysine--tRNA ligase; the encoded protein is MTDSPGTPATPETAPTPDQAVEGSVEEVAEQKAVRLAKRARLEAEDGPGGGAYPVQVPVTTTIPAVRAEFGHLEPGVETDHVVGIAGRVVHFRNTGKLCFATLQAGDGTRIQAMISLAEVGEEALAAWKELVDLGDHVFVSGRVIASRKGELSIMAGEWRIASKALLPLPNLHSELSDETRVRSRYLDLIVRDQARKNVLDRAKVNASLRETFRQRGYVEVETPMLQVMHGGASARPFVTHSNAFDTEMYLRIAPELFLKRAVVGGIDRVFEINRNFRNEGADSTHSPEFAMLEAYEAYGDYSSIAELTQTLVQDAAMAVSGSHVVTWADGTEYDLGGEWDRISMYGSLSEAAGVEVTPATTVDELQAIADREGVDVPLSTHGKLVEELWEHFVKGGLERPTFVLDFPVETSPLTRAHRSIAGVVEKWDLYIRGFELATGYSELVDPVVQRERFVDQARQSARGDDEAMPLDEEFLRALEHGMPPSGGMGMGVDRLLMAITGLGIRETILFPLVK